A portion of the Sabethes cyaneus chromosome 3, idSabCyanKW18_F2, whole genome shotgun sequence genome contains these proteins:
- the LOC128739368 gene encoding uncharacterized protein LOC128739368: MENVCEQCAKPVQADGDHVKCMGFCDQLVHAKCAKMNAAFLKVLRERKNLLWMCDECVKLIKMTRFKGVMSSVSCAVSSIASSHGEAVGELKQAILVNGQRIEQLSKSVSEAATTPLTSRYATAEPPKKRRREERIMGSKPLLAGTKSSTSQTVLTVSPPKKLFWLYLSRIRPTVKPEAILELVQDCLQSSGDPIKVIPLIKKDADLYAMNYISFKVGMDEKYRDIALDTGTWPHGLLFREFEGTSVKNYWAPSISRVSPSTPRIEITPASNPPSSIIDPGPLEIGS, encoded by the coding sequence GTTCAAGCCGATGGGGATCATGTCAAGTGCATGGGTTTCTGTGACCAACTCGTGCACGCCAAATGCGCTAAAATGAACGCGGCTTTCTTGAAAGTTCTACGTGAACGTAAAAACTTGCTTTGGATGTGTGACGAGTGTGTCAAGCTTATAAAAATGACTCGCTTCAAAGGGGTAATGTCATCGGTGAGCTGCGCAGTCTCATCGATTGCTAGCAGCCATGGCGAAGCTGTTGGCGAATTGAAGCAAGCCATATTAGTCAACGGCCAACGCATAGAACAGCTTTCGAAGAGTGTTTCTGAAGCCGCCACTACGCCCCTTACGTCAAGATACGCGACTGCAGAACCGCCGAAAAAACGACGCCGCGAGGAGCGTATAATGGGCAGCAAACCACTTCTGGCCGGTACAAAATCTTCCACCTCGCAAACCGTGTTAACCGTTTCCCCTccgaaaaaattgttttggcTTTACCTCTCCCGAATACGCCCCACTGTGAAGCCCGAAGCAATCCTTGAGCTTGTGCAAGATTGTCTGCAGAGCAGTGGTGATCCGATTAAGGTGATTCCACTGATAAAAAAAGATGCCGACCTGTACGCTATGAACTACATTTCGTTCAAAGTCGGTATGGACGAAAAGTACCGCGACATTGCGCTTGATACGGGTACATGGCCCCACGGCTTACTGTTCAGGGAATTTGAAGGCACCAGCGTAAAAAACTACTGGGCACCATCTATATCTCGAGTATCACCATCCACTCCACGAATAGAGATAACCCCAGCGAGCAATCCACCGTCATCCATCATAGATCCGGGACCGTTGGAAATAGGTTCCTAG
- the LOC128741934 gene encoding fumarate hydratase, mitochondrial-like isoform X2, protein MTSKDVGFRTESDTFGELKVPNDKYYGAQTVRSTMNFPIGGPTERMPQPVITAMGILKKAAALVNKEYGLDPKVADAISQAADDVISGKLYDDHFPLVIWQTGSGTQTNMNVNEVISNRAIELLGGTLGSKTPVHPNDHVNKSQSSNDTFPTAIHISVARELTGNLKPAIQILHDALKAKSDEFKDIIKIGRTHTQDAVPLTLGQEFSGYVQQMTFALQRIEACLPRVYMLALGGTAVGTGLNTRIGFAEKCAAKISELTGLPFVTAPNKFEALAARDAMVEVSGCLNTIAVSCMKIANDIRFLGSGPRCGLGELSLPENEPGSSIMPGKVNPTQCEAMTMVCAQVMGNNIAVTVGGSNGHFELNVFKPLVVSNVLRSIRLLSDSARTFTKNCVVGIQANRANIDKIMNESLMLVTALNPHIGYDKAAKIAKTAHKEGTTLKQAALKLGYLNEQQFNEWVRPENMLGPK, encoded by the exons ATG ACCAGCAAAGATGTTGGATTCCGAACCGAGTCGGATACGTTCGGCGAGCTCAAGGTTCCCAACGATAAGTACTATGGTGCCCAGACCGTGCGCTCAACGATGAACTTTCCCATCGGTGGACCTACCGAGAGAATGCCG CAACCGGTCATCACAGCAATGGGTATTCTGAAGAAAGCCGCCGCACTCGTCAACAAGGAGTACGGACTGGATCCGAAGGTTGCCGATGCCATTTCCCAGGCAGCGGATGACGTTATTTCCGGAAAGTTGTACGACGATCACTTTCCACTGGTCATTTGGCAAACCGGTTCCGGCACGCAGACCAATATGAACGTCAACGAGGTTATCAGTAATCGGGCTATTGAGCTGCTTGGAGGAACCCTAGGTTCTAAGACACCGGTTCATCCGAACGATCACGTCAACAAATCGCAATCCTCGAACGACACCTTCCCGACAGCGATTCACATCTCCGTTGCCCGGGAGCTGACTGGCAATCTGAAGCCAGCCATTCAAATTTTACACGATGCCCTAAAAGCTAAATCAGATGAATTCAAAGACATCATCAAGATCGGTCGTACGCACACTCAGGATGCGGTTCCGCTGACCCTCGGACAGGAATTCAGCGGCTACGTGCAGCAGATGACGTTTGCCCTGCAGCGTATCGAAGCTTGTCTGCCCCGTGTTTATATGCTCGCTCTGGGTGGAACGGCCGTCGGAACTGGCCTGAACACTCGTATCGGATTCGCTGAAAAGTGTGCTGCCAAAATTTCCGAACTCACTGGACTGCCGTTCGTCACTGCCCCGAACAAGTTTGAAGCACTGGCTGCTCGCGATGCGATGGTGGAGGTTTCCGGGTGTTTGAACACGATTGCCGTCAGCTGTATGAAGATTGCAAACGATATCCGGTTTCTTGGTTCCGGTCCTCGGTGCGGGTTGGGTGAGCTGAGTCTGCCCGAAAACGAACCGGGCAGTTCGATCATGCCCGGAAAGGTGAACCCGACTCAGTGCGAAGCCATGACCATGGTTTGCGCCCAGGTGATGGGTAACAACATAGCCGTTACCGTTGGTGGTTCGAATGGACACTTTGAACTGAACGTTTTCAAGCCATTGGTCGTGTCCAATGTTCTGcgttcgattcgattgctcT CGGACAGTGCTCGCACCTTCACGAAGAACTGCGTGGTCGGCATCCAGGCGAACCGGGCAAACATCGACAAGATTATGAACGAATCGCTGATGCTGGTGACGGCGTTGAATCCTCACATCGGCTACGATAAGGCAGCTAAGATTGCCAAAACGGCACACAAGGAGGGAACCACGCTGAAGCAGGCCGCACTCAAGCTGGGCTATCTGAACGAGCAGCAATTCAACGAGTGGGTCCGCCCGGAGAACATGCTCGGACCGAAGTAA
- the LOC128741934 gene encoding fumarate hydratase, mitochondrial-like isoform X1, with protein MACRMFHLTRAVLRGQQQLKLIAAAQVRALSTTAKTSKDVGFRTESDTFGELKVPNDKYYGAQTVRSTMNFPIGGPTERMPQPVITAMGILKKAAALVNKEYGLDPKVADAISQAADDVISGKLYDDHFPLVIWQTGSGTQTNMNVNEVISNRAIELLGGTLGSKTPVHPNDHVNKSQSSNDTFPTAIHISVARELTGNLKPAIQILHDALKAKSDEFKDIIKIGRTHTQDAVPLTLGQEFSGYVQQMTFALQRIEACLPRVYMLALGGTAVGTGLNTRIGFAEKCAAKISELTGLPFVTAPNKFEALAARDAMVEVSGCLNTIAVSCMKIANDIRFLGSGPRCGLGELSLPENEPGSSIMPGKVNPTQCEAMTMVCAQVMGNNIAVTVGGSNGHFELNVFKPLVVSNVLRSIRLLSDSARTFTKNCVVGIQANRANIDKIMNESLMLVTALNPHIGYDKAAKIAKTAHKEGTTLKQAALKLGYLNEQQFNEWVRPENMLGPK; from the exons ACCAGCAAAGATGTTGGATTCCGAACCGAGTCGGATACGTTCGGCGAGCTCAAGGTTCCCAACGATAAGTACTATGGTGCCCAGACCGTGCGCTCAACGATGAACTTTCCCATCGGTGGACCTACCGAGAGAATGCCG CAACCGGTCATCACAGCAATGGGTATTCTGAAGAAAGCCGCCGCACTCGTCAACAAGGAGTACGGACTGGATCCGAAGGTTGCCGATGCCATTTCCCAGGCAGCGGATGACGTTATTTCCGGAAAGTTGTACGACGATCACTTTCCACTGGTCATTTGGCAAACCGGTTCCGGCACGCAGACCAATATGAACGTCAACGAGGTTATCAGTAATCGGGCTATTGAGCTGCTTGGAGGAACCCTAGGTTCTAAGACACCGGTTCATCCGAACGATCACGTCAACAAATCGCAATCCTCGAACGACACCTTCCCGACAGCGATTCACATCTCCGTTGCCCGGGAGCTGACTGGCAATCTGAAGCCAGCCATTCAAATTTTACACGATGCCCTAAAAGCTAAATCAGATGAATTCAAAGACATCATCAAGATCGGTCGTACGCACACTCAGGATGCGGTTCCGCTGACCCTCGGACAGGAATTCAGCGGCTACGTGCAGCAGATGACGTTTGCCCTGCAGCGTATCGAAGCTTGTCTGCCCCGTGTTTATATGCTCGCTCTGGGTGGAACGGCCGTCGGAACTGGCCTGAACACTCGTATCGGATTCGCTGAAAAGTGTGCTGCCAAAATTTCCGAACTCACTGGACTGCCGTTCGTCACTGCCCCGAACAAGTTTGAAGCACTGGCTGCTCGCGATGCGATGGTGGAGGTTTCCGGGTGTTTGAACACGATTGCCGTCAGCTGTATGAAGATTGCAAACGATATCCGGTTTCTTGGTTCCGGTCCTCGGTGCGGGTTGGGTGAGCTGAGTCTGCCCGAAAACGAACCGGGCAGTTCGATCATGCCCGGAAAGGTGAACCCGACTCAGTGCGAAGCCATGACCATGGTTTGCGCCCAGGTGATGGGTAACAACATAGCCGTTACCGTTGGTGGTTCGAATGGACACTTTGAACTGAACGTTTTCAAGCCATTGGTCGTGTCCAATGTTCTGcgttcgattcgattgctcT CGGACAGTGCTCGCACCTTCACGAAGAACTGCGTGGTCGGCATCCAGGCGAACCGGGCAAACATCGACAAGATTATGAACGAATCGCTGATGCTGGTGACGGCGTTGAATCCTCACATCGGCTACGATAAGGCAGCTAAGATTGCCAAAACGGCACACAAGGAGGGAACCACGCTGAAGCAGGCCGCACTCAAGCTGGGCTATCTGAACGAGCAGCAATTCAACGAGTGGGTCCGCCCGGAGAACATGCTCGGACCGAAGTAA